The segment atgaaaataaaagaaaatataacaggaaaaaacaatgaatataacaatggttaaaagaacaagacgaaaaagaatatatatacatatatatatacacattctctctctctctcacacacacacgcacacacacgcacaaacacacacacacacacacacacacacacacacacacacacatacactcgcacacacacacacacccgcacacacacacacacacacacacatatatatatatatatatatatatatatatatatatatatatatatatatatatatatatatatatatatatgtatatatatatatatgtttgtgtgtatatatataaatatatatatatatatatatatatatatatatatatatatatacgtgtgtgtgtgtgtgtgtgtgtgtatgtgtgtgtgtgtacatgcatatatatatatatatatatatatatatatatatatatatatatatatatatatatatatataagtatgcaggCGTGCGAGCCGCCCTAAGCGCCGCAGCCCTTTATTCCCTCGTCCTCGGATCCCGCAGTTCCTCGCACAGCCCGCTCATACGTGTCTTTCTTTCTAGCGTTTATATCTCGGCCCAAACGCCCCCTGATCCGAAGTATCCCAAGCCATATGTTCACTAATCCGAAAATTCTCGATCTTCACTTTCGCTGATCCGGATAACCCCAGGCTACACGAACGCGAACGGGGCCGCCTCTTCATCCGGAGGTGTGCCCCCTTTTCCCATAGGCCCTGCGTCGGTCCTgcactcttttcctcccctccttctccccctggttcttttattcttcctttctagcttgtctctttttctttcctcttttaacacgtcgtcccctcctccctctccttctccctctgtgccccatccctttcactttttattttcattttttgttttatccttatCCCCCGccccacttctttctccttcttgtaaCAGTCCTtcacttttaccttttttcttccactcttttcctttatattttctttcgttcttttagttgtcctcttatctttctcttctttctcctcccttccctattctctctctctttactatttttcccccctcctaATGCTCCTTCCTCAGCCattttctcccttaccctctctctttcactctttttttattaaacctatacccttttctctatttgtctactcccctacttcccctcttctcctctccttctcccgtgcCTAACTCCTACCATTATCCATTATCCTCATTCCCAtttacccttcttcttccttccttccctctcctcctctctcccttctcccttgtgtCCTCCATCACCCTTCTactcctctctacttcctctcctttctcttctttccccctccatctgtcttttccttcctccttcccttctgcccttccctctccctctcccctcaccccttcccctccttccgatCTCGTCGACGTAAATATCAAGGTCGAAGCGAACTAGGGATTAGGGACGGGGATTAAGGGAGATTTCCACCGCGGGATTTGGGGAGATCGAGGTGTACAGTACAGTAGCCAGGGATCAGTTTAAGGGCCCAAGTCTTAAGGGAACCAGCGTAATGGAGCCAACTTTCAGGGACCCGTCTAAGGGAACCAGCGCAATGGAGCCAACTTTTAGGGGCCCGTCTAAGGGAACCAGCGCAATGGAGCCAACTTTTAGGGGCCCGTCTAAGGGAACCAGCGCAATGGAGCCAACTTTTAGGGGCCCGTCTAAGGGAACCAGCGCAATGGAGCCAACTTTCAGGGACCCATCTAAGGGAACCAGCGCAATGGAGCCAACTTTTAGGGACCCGTCTAAGGGAACCAGCGCAATGGAGCCAACTCTCAGGGACCCGTCTAAGGGAACCAGCGCAATGGAGCCAACTCTCAGGGACCCGTCTAAGGGAACCAGCGCAATGGAGCCAACTCTCAGGGACCCGTCTAAGGGAACCAGCGCAATGGAGCCAACTCTCAGGGACCCGTCTAAGGGAACCAGCGCAATGGAGCCAACTTTCAGGGACCCGTCTAAGGGAACCAGCGCAATGGAGCCAACTCTCAGGGACCCGTCTAAGGGAACCAGCGCAATGGAGCCAACTCTCAGGGACCCGTCTAAGGGAACCAGCGCAATGGAGCCAACTTTCAGGGACCCGTCTTAGGGAACCAGCGCAATGGAGCCAACTTCCAGGGACCCGTCTAAGGGAACCAGCGCAATGGAGCCAACTTCCAGGGACCCGTCTAAGGGAACCAGCGCAATGGAGCCAACTCTCAGGGACCCGTCTAAGGGAACCAGTGCAATGGAGCCAACTCTCAGGGACCCGTCTAAGGGAACCAGCGCAATGGAGCCAACTCTCAGGGACCCGTCTAAGGGAACCAGCGCAATGGAGCCAACTCTCAGGGACCCGTCTAAGGGAACCAGCGCAATGGAGCCAACTCTCAGGGACCCGTCTAAGGGAACCAGCGCAATGGAGCCAACTTCCAGGGACCCGTCTAAGGGAACCAGCGCAATGGAGCCAACTCTCAGGGACCCGTCTAAGGGAACCAGCGCAATGGAGCCAACTCTCAGGGACCCGTCTAAGGGAACCAGCGCAATGGAGCCAACTTTTAGGGGCCTGTCTAAGGGAACCAGCGCAATGGAGCCAACTCTCAGGGACCCGTCTAAGGGAACCAGCGCAATAGAACCAACTTTTAGGGGCCTCTCTAAGGGAACCAGCGCAATGGACCCAACTCTCAGGGACTCGTCTAAGGGAACTAGCGCAATGGAGCCAACTTTTAGGGGCCTGTCTAAGGGAACCAGCGCAATGGAGCCAACTCTCAGGGACCCGTCTAAGAGAACCTATGTCTGGAACTAGTTTAAGGGCCCGAATTTATGAGAGTTTTAAGTTTAAGAGAACCAGAGTTGTGAAATCCGTTTTAAGGTAATTAGTACTGATTTAAGGGAAACACTTTTAAGAAATAGTTTTAAGGCAACGAATTTAAGTCTAACGAACTAGGAAACCAGATTAGTGATTAGGTTTAGAATTTAGTTACAGACGGTTAAGAATATCTGAGTTatgatctttatttctttatacctcttttcttccttttcctcttccatttttcttctcttcttggctctactccctctccttcaatccttcccctcactttcccttttcccaatttctcttctcttattttcttccttctcctcatcccatGTCAGTATCCCCTTCTcctgttctcctttctctccccatatctttattccttcctccttcattcccttctttttccctttcttttttcactttctctctctctcttcccctccttcgttctTCCCCCTGACAACATCACTTtatcccttcccccacttccatTCTCCAAggcgaaaaaagggaaaggaagagaaaaataaaatgaagcgaAAATGGGGAACGAAactaaaggagaaaggaggaaagaaggaatgaaaagagttaaaggaaaggggaaaggaagtgatatggaaagaaaagcgaaaaggggaatgaaaggaaaggaaaaaggaggtgagaaataaggagaagtgaaaaggagtgaaaggaagaaaagagaaacgaaaagggacacggaaggaaaggaaaaagttggagagaaggaaagagaagcaaagggaaatctagagagaaagcagagagaaataaagaatagcgaaaaggaaaggggaatgaaaaggaaaggggaaaaggtggaaagaagtaaagagaaacgaaatgaatgaaaagaaaagaagaatattgCAGGATACGGTTGACTGGAGGCAAAGCAACCGAATCGGATATACTGGTCGGACTGGGAGAgaaatttcccgttttcttccacttttgttcgtgtgtgtgtttctctctctctctctctctctctctctctctctctctctctctctctctctctctctctctctctgtctctctctctctctctctctctctctctctctctctctctctctctctttctctctctccctctctctctctctctctctctctctctctctctctctctctctctctctctctctctctctctctctctctctctctctctctctctctctctctctctctcttctctctctctctctctctctctctctgtctctctctctctctttcttctatctatatgtctgtttgtctgtttgtttgtctgtctgtctgtctgtcgctatttctctatttctctattctaAGTTttctcctatctgtctgtctgtctacctctctctttctctctctctctatctctctctctctctctctctctttctctctctctctctctctctctctctctctctctctctctctctctctctttctctctctctctctctctctctctctctctttctctctctctctctctctctctctctctctctctctctctctctctctctctttctctctctctgtgtctcttctctctctttctccttctatctatatgtctttttgtctgtttgtttgtctgtctgtctgtctgtcgctatttctctatttctctattctaAGTTttctcctatctgtctgtctgtctacctctctctttctctctatctctttctctctctctctctctctctctctctctctttctctctctctctctctctctctctctctctctctctctctctctctctctctctctctctctctctctctctctctctctctctctctctctctctctctctctctctctctctatctatctctctctctctctatctctctctctctcttctaagctttctccttctatatatatgtctgactatctgcctgtgtgtttgtttgtttgtctgtatgtctgcctgcctctatctatcaatctttctattttaatctttctatgtatcccctaacatttctctctcatcgcatctctgtccctttctctctttatttatttctttgtttcacttATTCTGTCTGACTGGCATTGTTTATTTtccatctctttgtctttgtctattaATTTtgtctaaccacacacacacacatacacacacacacacacacacacacacacacacacacacacacacacacacacacacacacacacacacacacacacatactcacacacacacacacacacacacagtgtatctGATATGCATCTGCCCCTGTTGCACGTAATATGTGTCTTGTCCTttttgaaatataaatagattatgaAGGGGTATTGATAATAGCAGAAAAAAGGAGGGATGTTGAAGAAAAAAGGTAATACTTGTCATTATGACtgggaaacaagaaagaaaataaaataaaactctttttgtttatgttacTTTTCTCTAAAAAAGTTAGTCTTCAGaatattacattacattaataaacaaatcaccataaagaaaaaaatagaggaattgAAATAAACcttataaatgaagaaaaaaaatcagatatataaaataataacatctcGGCAACATTGAAAACACATGCGAGACTATACGTGTTCAAACATGTTTTTCTTCGCAGTAGACGTCATGTGAAATTCTAAAAACAGCATAAAACTGAGACACATATTGCAACAGCCTTTCGGATCCCAACATTAACGCTTGCAAAAGAGACTGCAACAATTTTCTCGAGAtacagaattagaaagagaaagaaggaggagagggagggaagaaagaaaggaagaggagaaaggctgaaagagagaataagagagagaaaggggggagataagagagagagagagagagagagagagagagagagagagagagagagagagagagagagagagaaatagagaggggggggtaaatagacaaatagataaattaatatatagaaagGCTAACAAAtacagactgatggatagatacataatataaacatataggtagatcgatagaagATAGATGGATTGAAAATAGAGTGATAGAAAGGTACATAAAAAAatctagatgaatagatagttttataaacagataaatgtgaaaatagataaagatggtTCCACCCTTGCCTCGCCAAGCAACCCCACGGttgacgtcaggaagggcatccggtcaagTAAAGGGAGACGCCGCCTCAGGCCCGAACAGGATGTCTCAGGCGTAAAATAGGTTTCCCCTTTTAACAAGTCCTTCGCCAGGATATTGGCCGAGACAGGGACCCTCTCGCCGGTCTTGTGCAATGTCATTGTTGCCACTGCAAGCTAAATTGACCTTGTTGCTTCACCCTTGAGTTGGTGGTGTCGAGTGGAGGCCGAGGTCGAAGCTGCAGTCGAGTGTTTGGCGTTTAAGGGTGAGCTGATTTAACACTGTCCGGGGCACTGGGTTGTGTTTGGCTGTTGGGTTTCTCTGactgggtgtctctctctctctctctctctctctctctctctctctctctctctctctctctctctctctctctctctctctctctctctttctttgcctagttttgtctgactctctctctctcactctctctctctcccactctctctctctctctctctctctctctctctctctctctctctttctctctctctctctctctctctctctctctctctctctctctctctctctctctctctctctctctctctctctctctttgcctatctatctatctatctatctatctatctatctatctctatatctttcttttatcaaATTAGTATTTAGTACCTTTGTAATTGTATTGATTATACTTGTGGTTATTTCTcagtttttctttatatttatcaatgtatgatttatttatgGGTAGCcttcattttctaaaaaaaaaaaaaaaaaaaaagaataagagcttATGCTATTAAAGGATTCCAAATAAATCTTAAGCATACATCA is part of the Penaeus chinensis breed Huanghai No. 1 chromosome 35, ASM1920278v2, whole genome shotgun sequence genome and harbors:
- the LOC125044126 gene encoding cell wall protein SED1-like; protein product: MEPTSRDPSKGTSAMEPTSRDPSKGTSAMEPTLRDPSKGTSAMEPTLRDPSKGTSAMEPTLRDPSKGTSAMEPTLRDPSKGTSAMEPTLRDPSKGTSAMEPTSRDPSKGTSAMEPTLRDPSKGTSAMEPTLRDPSKGTSAMEPTFRGLSKGTSAMEPTLRDPSKGTSAIEPTFRGLSKGTSAMDPTLRDSSKGTSAMEPTFRGLSKGTSAMEPTLRDPSKRTYVWN